A single region of the Photobacterium sanguinicancri genome encodes:
- a CDS encoding HD-GYP domain-containing protein — protein sequence MTTEQQLTKRAAIHYIFAAGIFSLYGERVCPFLDSLAGWQTGLYAFITFTLIFLLRSRWLKSDDSLLCVTHNMFIFATGAIGLSLWYSFFHEFPVESALKVLFGIASLGVLISLDLSLYGQILHYPRTIDVRQLADIQSYRHSLAFKMAATVLFVVTLLTVVLSLLMLKDVHWLVQNVAITGPRVAIVSIIKEFAYVAIVLLGYTALIMYQWLKLLRLLLINQQQVLQQAAKGNLRVRVPVVQHGEMGKIAHYTNEMLSRLEKSYDEINLTRDVAIVSLSALAESRDNETGAHILRTQEYVRALANQLKHRNSFREYLTQERIELLYKSAPLHDIGKVGIPDAILLKPGKLTDAEFEIMKTHAVIGAEALATAEKQMGSSSFLTLAREIALSHHEKWDGSGYPSGLIGGDIPLSGRLMALADVYDALISPRVYKPAFSHEKAKGIILQGKGTHFDPQIVEAFLECENEFMQIARNYQDNALVAA from the coding sequence ATGACTACTGAACAGCAATTAACAAAACGCGCTGCAATCCATTACATTTTTGCAGCTGGTATTTTTAGCTTGTATGGGGAGCGAGTCTGTCCATTTCTTGATTCTCTGGCTGGTTGGCAAACTGGACTCTATGCCTTCATCACTTTCACGCTGATATTTTTATTACGCTCAAGGTGGCTGAAAAGTGACGATAGCCTTCTTTGCGTTACTCACAATATGTTCATATTTGCCACTGGGGCGATAGGGTTGTCTCTGTGGTATAGCTTTTTTCATGAATTCCCCGTAGAAAGTGCCTTAAAGGTACTCTTTGGTATTGCCAGCCTTGGGGTCTTAATCAGCCTAGATCTCTCTCTTTATGGTCAGATTCTGCATTACCCACGCACAATTGATGTCAGGCAGCTTGCCGATATTCAAAGCTACCGTCATTCGCTTGCATTTAAAATGGCAGCTACTGTGCTTTTTGTGGTGACTTTACTCACAGTGGTACTTAGCCTACTTATGCTTAAAGATGTGCATTGGCTCGTTCAGAATGTGGCGATTACAGGCCCTCGTGTTGCAATCGTAAGTATCATCAAAGAGTTTGCTTATGTCGCTATTGTACTGCTCGGCTATACAGCATTAATCATGTATCAATGGCTAAAACTGTTGCGCTTATTGCTTATCAATCAGCAACAAGTATTACAACAAGCGGCAAAAGGCAACTTAAGGGTTCGAGTACCTGTTGTACAACACGGTGAAATGGGGAAAATCGCGCACTATACCAATGAAATGCTGAGCCGCTTAGAAAAAAGTTACGATGAAATCAACCTCACCCGTGACGTTGCTATTGTTAGCTTATCAGCCTTAGCTGAATCCAGAGACAATGAAACCGGTGCACACATTTTACGTACACAAGAATATGTCCGTGCTTTAGCTAATCAACTCAAGCATCGAAACTCTTTTCGTGAGTACCTAACCCAAGAACGTATTGAACTGCTCTACAAATCAGCGCCACTTCACGATATTGGTAAAGTTGGTATTCCTGACGCTATTTTACTCAAGCCGGGGAAGCTGACAGATGCTGAGTTTGAGATCATGAAAACACATGCTGTGATCGGGGCTGAAGCATTGGCGACCGCTGAAAAACAAATGGGGAGTTCAAGCTTCTTAACGTTAGCGCGAGAGATTGCTCTTTCTCACCATGAAAAGTGGGACGGTAGTGGTTACCCATCAGGACTGATTGGCGGTGATATTCCACTCTCTGGCCGACTAATGGCACTAGCCGATGTCTACGATGCTTTAATTTCACCGCGTGTGTATAAGCCCGCTTTTAGCCATGAGAAAGCCAAAGGGATCATACTGCAAGGTAAAGGAACACACTTCGATCCACAAATCGTCGAAGCCTTCTTGGAATGTGAAAATGAATTTATGCAAATTGCCCGTAATTATCAAGATAATGCATTAGTTGCAGCTTAG
- a CDS encoding autotransporter outer membrane beta-barrel domain-containing protein has product MTFHYVYLRVPLVWGFALYALCAVAEDDISLSEGMYKAISSGLKGAVADFRHDEYKTRSQQSTYSSYSRAGNINNSLSPSDSSLSYSSTAQSTNLSKAVLYSDGGYGRKEQSRLDAYVRIDQDVRPNQSATNVQFEDGYAVTLGGDYLLNEHYLFGVALGLPYYQGEDNQADIDALMASGYFSYFQDNWYIDFSASYAVVDTDIERRISTLDNSPFSQQEKADSDVWVFSLGAGYLINHQHWDIAIESSLQHILSDTDRYTERPSRGNSNYLFSTVEDVNALGSSMLISGASFTYPFRTSLGLFQPYVRGYAHYDFDSGGQKIISQLQTEQYGSSLPIVIKSDDQVFGRVHVGMAGRFNNDWYGYVEASSLVGLNELDAQRFTVGIRIQLK; this is encoded by the coding sequence ATGACTTTTCACTATGTATACCTGCGTGTGCCTTTAGTCTGGGGTTTTGCCCTGTATGCATTATGCGCTGTCGCAGAGGATGATATTAGTTTATCGGAAGGTATGTATAAGGCGATTTCGTCAGGTCTTAAAGGTGCAGTAGCAGACTTTCGACATGACGAATATAAAACGCGTTCTCAGCAATCGACTTACTCTTCTTATAGCCGTGCTGGCAATATCAATAATTCACTCTCGCCCTCGGACTCATCGCTTAGTTATTCTTCTACCGCTCAGTCGACGAACTTGTCAAAAGCGGTACTATACAGCGACGGTGGATATGGCCGAAAGGAACAATCTCGATTAGATGCTTATGTACGTATTGATCAAGATGTAAGACCAAATCAGTCTGCTACGAATGTCCAATTTGAAGATGGCTATGCCGTGACATTAGGTGGTGATTATTTACTCAACGAGCATTATTTGTTTGGGGTTGCTCTCGGATTACCTTATTACCAAGGAGAGGACAATCAAGCTGATATTGATGCGTTAATGGCATCTGGATATTTCAGTTACTTCCAAGACAACTGGTACATTGACTTTAGTGCGAGCTATGCAGTGGTTGATACAGATATTGAACGTCGTATTTCGACCTTGGATAACTCGCCATTTTCTCAGCAAGAAAAAGCCGATTCAGATGTATGGGTATTCTCATTAGGGGCAGGGTACTTAATTAACCATCAGCATTGGGACATTGCAATTGAAAGCTCATTGCAGCATATCCTCTCAGATACAGATCGCTATACTGAAAGACCATCTCGTGGCAATTCTAATTATCTTTTTTCCACCGTTGAAGATGTCAACGCGCTAGGTTCTAGCATGCTGATTTCAGGTGCGAGTTTTACTTATCCGTTCCGTACTAGCTTGGGTCTGTTCCAACCTTATGTACGCGGTTATGCTCATTATGACTTTGATAGTGGCGGTCAAAAAATCATTAGCCAGCTTCAAACTGAGCAATACGGATCTTCGTTACCCATAGTGATTAAATCAGATGATCAAGTTTTTGGGCGTGTGCATGTTGGTATGGCTGGGCGCTTTAATAATGATTGGTATGGCTATGTTGAGGCAAGTTCGTTAGTTGGGCTAAATGAGCTTGATGCACAACGCTTTACAGTTGGCATTCGTATTCAGCTGAAATAG
- a CDS encoding winged helix-turn-helix domain-containing protein, whose protein sequence is MLDKELKYDNYQVGAEFIYASSSRVLSTSKQEVSLNRAEREVLNYLITNAYRVVSFDELLQAGWPHKSVARTSLFQTIRNLRIKLRETEKGEFIELISSVGYQIKATAIIPSASDINKNPPPMLAKKNKALKYKTISVFSTLLLIVTLAMYSAWEANTEFNYFYKVTHTKENSSIVYLTKSQDKLDFLERNSSAYLTPTTLGQRLFFIAQMDDYYSIAYCDRDDDGQCIPSSVQAISFGHADINVFWQELAKNTTSSLSVPLLYKEQNIQNAAKSYNLYIDNGKFVPNLSQLYFQKTADFSWTYTAIFYRKFNKKGRFTPLAFNGGEVTVSTTSKAPFIAKATLTVTCAHTFLLNDDIDKLSDGPAGSLEKRINTDFNNKSLIITYMLYRQNGLTLWYSELDGFFWFNKEHIMQSEISSLADFEVCTDYLKLGTCRDTPINPVDVQNDSD, encoded by the coding sequence ATGCTTGATAAAGAACTAAAATACGATAATTACCAAGTAGGTGCTGAGTTCATTTACGCTAGCTCATCGCGTGTTCTCTCTACATCTAAGCAAGAAGTAAGCCTAAATCGTGCAGAACGGGAAGTCTTAAACTATTTGATCACAAATGCTTATCGTGTGGTGTCTTTTGATGAATTACTACAAGCAGGTTGGCCGCATAAGTCTGTTGCTAGAACGTCTTTATTTCAAACTATTCGCAACTTGCGCATTAAATTGAGAGAGACAGAAAAAGGTGAGTTCATTGAACTGATATCCAGTGTTGGTTATCAAATAAAAGCGACAGCAATAATCCCATCGGCAAGCGATATCAATAAGAATCCCCCACCAATGCTTGCTAAAAAAAATAAAGCGCTTAAATATAAGACAATTAGCGTATTCAGCACCCTGCTACTAATCGTTACACTCGCCATGTATTCAGCATGGGAGGCAAATACTGAGTTCAATTATTTCTACAAGGTCACTCATACCAAAGAAAACAGCAGTATTGTTTATCTCACTAAATCGCAAGATAAATTAGATTTTTTAGAGCGGAATAGCTCGGCTTATTTGACACCGACGACATTAGGCCAACGCTTATTCTTCATCGCCCAAATGGATGATTACTATTCCATTGCGTATTGCGATAGAGATGATGACGGCCAGTGCATTCCATCATCAGTCCAAGCGATTTCTTTTGGCCATGCAGATATCAATGTGTTTTGGCAAGAGTTAGCAAAAAACACAACATCAAGTTTAAGTGTTCCTTTGCTATACAAAGAACAAAACATTCAAAACGCCGCAAAGTCATACAATCTTTATATTGATAATGGCAAATTCGTACCTAACCTCAGCCAATTATACTTTCAAAAAACCGCGGATTTTAGCTGGACATATACCGCTATTTTCTACAGGAAATTCAACAAAAAAGGCCGATTCACACCGTTAGCATTTAATGGAGGTGAAGTCACTGTGTCGACCACAAGCAAAGCACCGTTCATTGCAAAAGCGACACTCACCGTAACCTGCGCACATACGTTTTTGCTAAATGACGACATTGATAAACTGAGCGATGGCCCAGCTGGTAGTTTAGAGAAACGTATCAATACAGACTTTAACAATAAATCGTTGATTATTACTTACATGCTGTATCGTCAAAATGGGCTTACTTTATGGTATTCAGAACTAGATGGTTTTTTCTGGTTCAATAAAGAACACATTATGCAGTCAGAAATTTCTTCGTTGGCAGATTTTGAAGTGTGTACTGATTACCTCAAACTTGGCACATGCAGAGATACTCCAATAAACCCCGTAGATGTGCAAAACGATAGCGATTGA
- a CDS encoding AbrB family transcriptional regulator: MLITLFYTAVGAILGSLFLLPMGEMFGAMFLVLLASKYHHSMSLHHHALTFIQIVLGISVGSLVQVGEWQSHLSFGVLFGLITCMTIQTLVGYCWLTQIEKWSKNDSLLGPVPGAMAAILVITNSQSTPSQKVIFTHTVRLVSLMVLASLIAYSTKLEPSMVSTSYIDNLLQVNMLELATAVFTAVGFGFVLERLGVPAPFMITGLLVTAGGHAVVPTVSIMMPDIMVFVAMALLGALVGIRIKSVTLKETLLYLKAGVFITILGLIVTLLIAGAFSTLLDLPYLVLVMSWVPGSIEAMTVTALMLGLEPSFVMLNHIIRLIVLHTLPVLFVRKNKRQT; this comes from the coding sequence GTGCTTATAACCTTATTTTATACCGCAGTAGGTGCAATACTTGGGTCGCTTTTCTTACTGCCAATGGGCGAGATGTTTGGTGCCATGTTCTTGGTGCTACTTGCCAGTAAGTACCATCACTCTATGTCTTTACATCATCACGCATTAACGTTTATCCAAATTGTCCTTGGTATCAGTGTTGGTAGCCTAGTTCAAGTAGGGGAGTGGCAAAGTCACTTATCATTTGGTGTGTTATTCGGGTTGATAACCTGCATGACGATACAAACACTTGTGGGTTATTGCTGGTTAACTCAAATAGAAAAATGGTCGAAAAACGATAGTTTATTGGGACCTGTGCCAGGTGCGATGGCCGCCATTCTAGTGATCACTAATAGCCAAAGTACCCCCTCTCAGAAAGTCATTTTTACCCATACAGTGCGTTTAGTTTCTTTGATGGTGTTAGCATCCCTTATTGCATACAGTACAAAACTTGAACCATCTATGGTTTCGACCTCCTACATTGATAATTTATTGCAGGTCAATATGTTGGAATTGGCAACCGCAGTGTTCACGGCGGTTGGTTTTGGTTTTGTGCTTGAAAGGCTTGGTGTGCCAGCTCCTTTTATGATTACCGGTTTATTGGTGACTGCTGGTGGTCATGCTGTTGTGCCAACAGTATCGATTATGATGCCAGATATTATGGTGTTTGTTGCGATGGCATTGCTTGGTGCGCTTGTTGGGATCAGAATAAAATCGGTAACATTAAAAGAGACGCTGTTGTACTTGAAGGCTGGGGTATTTATTACAATACTCGGTTTGATTGTGACTTTGCTTATAGCGGGGGCTTTTAGTACTTTATTGGACCTTCCGTATTTGGTTTTGGTAATGTCTTGGGTGCCGGGGAGTATTGAAGCGATGACAGTGACAGCGCTAATGCTGGGGCTTGAACCTTCATTTGTGATGCTTAATCATATTATTCGGTTAATTGTTTTGCATACATTGCCGGTATTATTCGTGCGTAAAAATAAACGGCAGACTTAA
- a CDS encoding threonine aldolase family protein, with translation MGTDLRNQCHTVLSGHTPTSPATLFQQMADWCSENRIEHDMYGEGDLIQGFEQKVADLLGFESGLFVITGTMTQPTALQLACHERNNPVVAMHPSSHIYLRERQGYQVQQRFTVLPVGDPHKTWTLDDLQHWPDDISVVLYELPMREIGGQLPKWDDLQAIKDHCQSNNIHLHMDGARLWECKAYYQREYKQIASGFDSVYVSLYKGLNGLGGSLLLGNKAYIEKARYAMMRQGGNVYRRSPYVVAAAMQFEQQLGQMPAYFERTQELYALLERYPRFTANPEQPHTNMLHLYLPVSVSRVQALRDKLAKEQQIWLGSPQSAPLKNQCFLEWYVGGALTAMPNEQLISILDWLNEQLSQ, from the coding sequence GTGGGAACCGATTTACGCAACCAATGTCACACGGTACTGTCTGGCCATACACCAACTTCACCTGCGACCTTATTTCAGCAAATGGCTGATTGGTGCAGTGAAAATCGCATAGAACATGATATGTATGGTGAAGGCGACCTCATCCAAGGTTTCGAGCAAAAGGTGGCGGATTTGCTGGGTTTTGAATCTGGCTTATTTGTTATCACAGGTACCATGACCCAACCTACAGCACTCCAACTTGCCTGTCATGAGCGTAATAACCCTGTCGTAGCCATGCACCCTTCTAGCCATATTTACCTCCGAGAACGCCAAGGCTATCAAGTTCAGCAACGCTTCACTGTGTTACCAGTGGGTGATCCTCATAAAACCTGGACGCTTGATGATTTACAGCATTGGCCAGATGATATTTCAGTGGTACTTTACGAATTACCCATGCGTGAAATTGGCGGGCAACTTCCTAAATGGGACGATTTACAAGCAATCAAAGATCACTGCCAAAGCAATAACATCCACCTGCATATGGATGGCGCACGCCTGTGGGAATGTAAAGCCTATTATCAACGCGAATATAAGCAAATCGCATCTGGTTTTGATAGCGTCTACGTCTCTTTGTACAAAGGCTTAAATGGTTTAGGGGGGTCGTTATTATTAGGCAATAAAGCCTATATAGAGAAAGCACGCTACGCCATGATGCGCCAAGGGGGCAATGTCTACCGCCGGTCGCCTTATGTTGTCGCTGCTGCAATGCAATTTGAACAGCAACTCGGACAAATGCCAGCCTATTTTGAACGCACACAAGAATTATACGCCCTACTCGAACGCTACCCTAGATTTACAGCCAACCCAGAACAGCCACATACCAACATGCTGCACCTTTATCTTCCTGTGAGTGTGAGTCGTGTACAAGCGCTACGCGATAAACTGGCAAAAGAGCAACAAATTTGGCTGGGCTCTCCACAATCAGCACCACTTAAAAATCAGTGTTTTCTTGAATGGTACGTAGGTGGGGCCTTAACAGCCATGCCCAATGAACAACTCATCTCTATCTTAGATTGGCTAAATGAACAGCTTTCGCAATAA